One Chryseobacterium indoltheticum DNA segment encodes these proteins:
- a CDS encoding patatin-like phospholipase family protein gives MKKTTLLSLDGGGIRGIITCIILRYIEEQLQINDKPSAKLGDYFDLVAGSSTGALIAAIILCPDEHRKAKYSIQKGLELYSEKGGDIFQVSFWEKLINPFGLLNEKISQEALEKNLNEFFGNLELKELIKPCLITSYDIENRRAKLFNSWKANLITDNFYVKDVCRATSAAPTYFTPVQIKSMYGQVFSLIDGGMFANNPALCAYAEARKTPFAAVLKNHQKANYPTVNDMIIISIGTGIESKRYSFKKMEKAGKLGWVTPIIDILMSANAETVDYQLCQMFNTLGSRNQKNYYRLNPSLKNASPAMDNVRRSNIENLIQAGLGYIDDNRDVLNQIVQKLIKNKI, from the coding sequence ATGAAAAAGACAACCCTACTTTCTTTAGATGGAGGCGGAATAAGAGGCATTATTACCTGCATTATTTTACGCTACATAGAAGAGCAGCTGCAGATTAATGACAAACCAAGTGCAAAGCTTGGAGATTATTTTGATCTGGTGGCAGGAAGCAGCACGGGAGCATTGATTGCAGCGATTATTTTGTGTCCCGATGAACACAGAAAAGCAAAATATTCTATTCAGAAAGGTTTGGAATTGTATTCTGAAAAAGGTGGCGATATATTTCAGGTTTCTTTTTGGGAAAAACTGATCAACCCATTTGGATTATTGAATGAAAAGATTTCTCAGGAAGCCCTCGAAAAAAACCTCAACGAATTTTTTGGAAATTTAGAATTAAAAGAACTCATAAAACCCTGCTTAATAACAAGCTATGACATAGAAAACAGAAGAGCAAAATTATTTAATTCTTGGAAAGCAAATTTAATTACGGATAATTTTTACGTGAAAGATGTTTGCAGAGCAACTTCAGCGGCGCCAACTTATTTTACTCCGGTTCAGATTAAATCGATGTACGGACAGGTTTTTAGTTTAATTGACGGTGGAATGTTTGCCAATAATCCGGCACTTTGTGCTTATGCGGAAGCAAGAAAAACTCCCTTCGCAGCAGTATTAAAAAATCATCAAAAAGCCAATTATCCGACTGTAAATGATATGATTATTATTTCCATCGGAACCGGAATTGAATCAAAACGCTATTCTTTCAAAAAAATGGAAAAAGCAGGAAAGCTGGGCTGGGTCACTCCGATTATTGATATTCTGATGTCTGCTAATGCAGAAACGGTAGATTATCAGCTTTGCCAGATGTTCAATACTTTAGGATCCAGAAATCAGAAAAACTATTATCGCCTAAATCCTTCGTTGAAGAATGCTTCTCCTGCGATGGATAATGTAAGAAGATCAAATATTGAAAATTTAATTCAGGCAGGATTGGGTTATATTGATGACAACAGAGATGTTTTAAACCAAATTGTACAGAAACTCATTAAAAATAAAATATAA